One window of Myxococcus virescens genomic DNA carries:
- a CDS encoding ABC transporter ATP-binding protein, which translates to MSPSSPPSSRKLAIEVRDLHKSFGDQHALRGVNLEVPEGTTCVLMGVSGSGKTVLMKHIMGLLQPDRGTVLVDGEDIARMNEAALDQMRRKQGILFQANALFDSLTVFDNVAFPLRERTRMPEAEIAETVNKTLERVGLSHATQRFPGELSGGMQKRVGFARATILQPKILLYDDPTAGLDPLTTAAVNEIITTGKQQLGATSLVITPDVASAFGMADHLALMHEGRIVEYGPPDAFRESQHPAVMAFLRNWLRRRAQNKRAAQA; encoded by the coding sequence ATGAGTCCCTCGAGCCCACCGTCCTCCCGCAAGCTGGCCATCGAAGTGCGGGACCTCCACAAGTCCTTCGGAGACCAGCACGCGCTGCGGGGGGTGAACCTGGAAGTGCCAGAGGGCACCACCTGCGTGCTGATGGGCGTGTCCGGGTCGGGCAAGACGGTGCTGATGAAGCACATCATGGGCCTCTTGCAACCGGACCGGGGCACCGTCCTGGTGGATGGCGAGGACATCGCGCGGATGAACGAGGCCGCGCTCGACCAGATGCGCCGCAAGCAGGGCATCCTCTTCCAGGCGAACGCCCTCTTCGACTCGCTCACCGTGTTCGACAACGTGGCCTTCCCCCTGCGCGAGCGCACCCGCATGCCCGAGGCGGAAATCGCCGAGACGGTGAACAAGACGCTGGAGCGCGTGGGCCTGTCGCACGCGACGCAGCGCTTCCCTGGCGAGCTGTCCGGCGGCATGCAGAAGCGCGTGGGCTTCGCGCGCGCCACCATCCTCCAGCCGAAGATTCTCCTCTACGACGACCCCACCGCCGGGTTGGATCCGCTCACCACCGCGGCGGTGAATGAAATCATCACCACCGGCAAGCAGCAGCTCGGCGCCACCTCGCTGGTGATTACGCCGGACGTGGCCTCCGCCTTTGGCATGGCGGACCACCTGGCCCTGATGCACGAAGGCCGCATCGTGGAGTACGGCCCGCCAGACGCCTTCCGTGAGTCACAGCACCCCGCGGTGATGGCCTTCCTCCGCAACTGGCTCCGGCGCCGCGCCCAGAACAAGCGCGCGGCCCAGGCCTGA
- a CDS encoding DUF3142 domain-containing protein: MLPPSPSPLVAPRTRRGLLATLAVLLSCSTPTPPPEPPRVVLWAWERPEDLRFLARTGRPVSVAFLRATLALTETEVREHPRRQPLHVPPGTPLRATVRMEAHPGASLAKYPPERLHALADRLATLARLPELTALQIDFDARASEYDAYVALLQALRQKLPPSMALSITGLASWCTPGSWLTHAPVDEVVPQLFRMGPEAPTWRARFARGLPAPCRGSVGLALDEWQSVPPGVSTLYVFNPRPWTPEAFTRAVAELHP, translated from the coding sequence ATGCTTCCCCCATCCCCTTCGCCCCTCGTGGCACCCCGGACACGGCGCGGCCTGCTGGCCACCCTCGCCGTGCTCCTGTCGTGCAGCACGCCCACGCCGCCGCCGGAGCCTCCACGGGTGGTGCTCTGGGCCTGGGAGCGGCCGGAGGACCTCCGCTTCCTCGCGCGGACGGGGCGCCCGGTCAGCGTGGCCTTCCTGCGCGCCACGCTCGCGCTCACGGAGACGGAGGTGCGCGAACACCCGCGCCGGCAGCCGCTCCACGTTCCGCCCGGGACACCCCTGAGGGCCACGGTGCGGATGGAAGCCCATCCGGGCGCGTCGCTCGCGAAGTACCCGCCCGAGCGACTGCACGCGCTGGCGGACCGACTCGCCACGCTGGCGCGCCTTCCGGAGCTGACGGCGCTCCAGATTGACTTCGATGCCCGCGCGTCCGAATACGACGCCTACGTCGCGCTGCTCCAGGCGCTCCGTCAGAAGCTGCCCCCATCGATGGCGCTGTCCATCACCGGTCTCGCCTCATGGTGCACGCCCGGAAGCTGGCTGACGCACGCGCCCGTGGACGAAGTGGTGCCCCAGCTCTTCCGCATGGGCCCGGAGGCTCCCACGTGGCGCGCCCGCTTCGCGCGCGGACTGCCCGCCCCTTGCCGGGGCAGCGTGGGGCTGGCGCTCGATGAGTGGCAGTCCGTGCCCCCTGGCGTCTCCACCCTCTATGTCTTCAACCCCCGCCCCTGGACGCCCGAGGCGTTCACGCGCGCGGTCGCGGAGCTCCATCCATGA
- a CDS encoding sterol desaturase family protein — protein MSLEVLGGGAAISFGVLACVFWPLEKAWAARPGQPLLRPAFRTDLAYFVAQYLVLAPLALLMLSHVQALLHLDLLSGLQAAVARQPWWLQALEAVVLCDLLVYGFHRLSHQVDFLWRFHAVHHSAEHLDWLAAHREHPVDGLLTQLVVNLPAMLMGFPLETLAMLIAFRGLWAIFIHSNVRLPLGPLGFLFGAPELHHWHHARERHTRHNFGNLAPWTDWLFGTYHRPTGPEQYPLGLVEPFPRRFWAQLLSPVTRATDSRNTPR, from the coding sequence ATGAGCCTGGAGGTCCTAGGCGGGGGGGCCGCGATTTCCTTCGGGGTGCTCGCGTGTGTCTTCTGGCCGTTGGAGAAGGCCTGGGCCGCGCGGCCAGGACAGCCGCTGCTGCGCCCTGCCTTCCGCACCGACCTCGCCTACTTCGTGGCGCAATACCTGGTGCTCGCGCCGCTGGCGCTGCTGATGCTGAGCCACGTGCAGGCGCTCTTGCACCTGGACCTGCTGTCGGGGCTCCAGGCCGCCGTGGCACGCCAGCCCTGGTGGCTTCAGGCACTCGAAGCGGTGGTGCTCTGCGACCTGCTCGTCTACGGCTTCCACCGACTGTCACACCAGGTGGACTTCCTCTGGCGCTTCCACGCCGTCCACCACTCGGCCGAGCACCTCGACTGGCTCGCCGCGCACCGCGAGCACCCCGTGGACGGACTGCTCACGCAGTTGGTGGTGAACCTCCCCGCGATGCTGATGGGCTTTCCGCTCGAGACGCTGGCGATGCTCATCGCCTTCCGCGGGCTGTGGGCCATCTTCATCCACTCCAACGTCCGGCTGCCGCTGGGGCCGCTGGGCTTCCTCTTCGGCGCGCCCGAACTGCACCACTGGCACCACGCGCGCGAACGGCACACGCGGCACAACTTCGGCAACCTCGCGCCGTGGACGGATTGGCTCTTCGGCACCTACCACCGGCCCACCGGGCCCGAGCAGTATCCGCTCGGGCTCGTGGAGCCGTTTCCCCGGCGCTTCTGGGCCCAGCTCCTCTCGCCCGTGACGCGGGCGACTGACAGCAGGAATACGCCACGCTGA
- a CDS encoding alpha/beta fold hydrolase: MPMLTVNRTELYYEDSGGTGVPIVFSHGLLWSCRLFDPQVEALCGRYRCIAYDHRGQGQSAVPPARVIDMETVYLDAVALIERLGVGPCHFVGLSMGGFVGMRIAARRPDLLRSLVLMETSADPEPLHNVPRYTLLNLTARLAGLRPVADPVMRIMFGRSFMTDPNRAEERSRWRTRLMENRRDIWRAVNGVIERRGVAHEIPHIRVPTLVVVGAEDTATVPAKAQRLHRLIPGSRLVTLPRGGHSSTVEEPALVNATLGTFLDAQSETRTSRAV; encoded by the coding sequence ATGCCGATGCTGACCGTCAACAGAACGGAGCTGTACTACGAGGACTCGGGTGGCACGGGCGTGCCCATCGTCTTCAGCCACGGCTTGCTGTGGAGCTGTCGCCTCTTCGATCCGCAAGTGGAAGCGCTGTGCGGACGTTACCGCTGCATCGCCTATGACCACCGGGGCCAGGGCCAGAGCGCCGTGCCTCCGGCGCGCGTCATCGACATGGAGACGGTGTACCTGGACGCGGTGGCGCTCATCGAGCGGCTGGGCGTGGGGCCCTGTCACTTCGTGGGCCTGTCCATGGGCGGCTTCGTTGGCATGCGCATCGCCGCGCGGCGGCCGGACCTGCTGCGCTCGCTGGTGCTGATGGAGACGTCCGCCGACCCGGAGCCCCTTCACAACGTGCCGCGCTACACGCTGCTCAACCTCACCGCGCGCCTGGCGGGCCTGCGCCCGGTGGCGGACCCGGTGATGCGCATCATGTTCGGCCGCAGCTTCATGACGGACCCCAACCGGGCCGAGGAGCGCAGCCGCTGGCGCACGCGCCTCATGGAGAACCGCCGCGACATCTGGCGCGCCGTCAACGGCGTCATCGAGCGGCGCGGCGTGGCCCACGAAATCCCACACATCCGCGTGCCCACGCTCGTCGTCGTCGGCGCCGAGGACACGGCCACCGTCCCCGCCAAGGCGCAGCGCCTGCACCGGCTCATCCCCGGCTCACGCCTGGTGACCCTGCCGCGCGGAGGGCACTCCTCCACCGTGGAGGAGCCCGCGCTCGTCAATGCCACCTTGGGGACATTCCTGGACGCGCAATCAGAGACGCGGACCTCCAGGGCGGTGTGA
- a CDS encoding AAA family ATPase, translating to MLKLQWLQVHQFRSVKPGTRLLFSPSLNVLLGENGTGKSTLLDLAAAVVSSDFTPLRHEAFDLEYALAADTGRITVRVRNVPSGAEGTSGLSMDITVAPRDMAWPLVIHREGQQLRVSREDDTTDVVHERIAPEVGGRLWLVLMTGGIAWVEKTGEGTAAVEPMLAMAREVSAQADLRRFDEGLAHFDQLWHAELRLSRRTEGVLATGTGVASEDLLDGLRKVAAAQWGASRYVLSSENVPFLRDAARLLGFASAEALLSPLETQPQGKYETLSLGNLDLCFVTAAGQRLSARQLGYGQKRLVAFLHYLAHARAVVIADEIAHAFHPRQVRAILEQLEPRQALLTSQSPELLDSLSFDSPEQVRSTFVRCRREEDTGRLVWENLSPDAAEDFFTAWRAEPRRVGELLQAKGLW from the coding sequence ATGCTCAAGCTCCAGTGGCTCCAGGTCCACCAGTTCCGCTCCGTGAAGCCCGGGACGCGGTTGCTCTTCAGCCCGTCCCTCAACGTGCTGCTCGGGGAGAACGGCACCGGGAAGTCCACGCTGTTGGACCTCGCCGCCGCCGTGGTCAGCTCGGACTTCACGCCGCTGCGGCATGAGGCGTTCGACCTCGAATATGCGCTGGCCGCGGACACCGGACGCATCACCGTGCGCGTGCGCAACGTGCCCTCGGGCGCGGAAGGCACGAGCGGCCTGTCCATGGACATCACCGTGGCCCCGCGCGACATGGCCTGGCCGCTGGTCATCCACCGCGAAGGCCAGCAGCTCCGCGTCTCCCGCGAGGACGACACCACCGACGTCGTGCATGAGCGCATCGCTCCCGAAGTCGGTGGCCGGCTCTGGCTCGTCTTGATGACGGGCGGCATCGCCTGGGTGGAGAAGACGGGCGAGGGCACCGCCGCCGTGGAGCCGATGCTCGCCATGGCGCGCGAGGTCTCCGCCCAGGCCGACCTCCGCCGCTTCGACGAGGGGCTCGCCCACTTCGACCAGCTCTGGCATGCCGAGCTGCGGCTCTCCCGCCGCACGGAGGGCGTGCTCGCGACGGGCACGGGCGTGGCCTCGGAAGACCTGCTCGACGGCCTGCGCAAGGTCGCCGCCGCGCAGTGGGGCGCCTCCCGCTACGTGCTGTCCTCGGAGAACGTCCCCTTCCTCCGTGACGCCGCCCGGCTCCTCGGCTTCGCGTCCGCGGAGGCGCTCCTGTCCCCGCTGGAGACCCAACCCCAGGGCAAATACGAAACGCTGTCCCTGGGAAACCTGGACCTCTGCTTCGTCACCGCCGCCGGCCAGCGCCTCTCCGCCCGGCAGCTCGGCTACGGCCAGAAGCGCCTGGTGGCCTTCCTCCACTACCTGGCCCACGCCCGCGCCGTCGTCATCGCGGATGAGATCGCGCACGCCTTCCACCCCCGGCAGGTCCGCGCCATCCTCGAACAGCTCGAACCCCGGCAGGCCCTGCTCACCAGCCAGAGCCCGGAGCTGCTCGACAGCCTCTCCTTCGACTCGCCCGAACAGGTGCGCTCCACCTTCGTGCGCTGCCGCCGCGAGGAGGACACCGGCCGCCTCGTCTGGGAGAACCTGTCCCCCGACGCCGCTGAGGACTTCTTCACCGCCTGGCGCGCCGAGCCCCGCCGCGTGGGCGAGCTGCTTCAAGCCAAGGGTCTCTGGTAG
- a CDS encoding TolC family protein has product MNALLLAALLSHASSLLLAQAGPGTDAGVEPPAARAPALSPETPEPPRFPVSDPLLKPIPPADMQVATWEEALQLLRQRSTRLYTALAQVEAAAGVQRIALAALLPTLIGTVSVQSNVLNPDATPLLGGGGGGGGAGGGIGGGIGGDVGGAQSPGLTRPPFLGLLNATQPLFNLSSIIALGTAREARRTANLSLAETRRQLTSALAQSLVLVAAQERMAEVNRVNLRTALERLALTERRFELGAGTRLDVVRVQQDTETARNLVVLGDETLRKARETLGLVLGIPRGVGLARGVQLETLLQQSRRDCQQLESLDRRADIAVARSRRTLAERQVSEVKARYAPTLALTSTTLALTVEEGFVTVPVWNIGASLVLPFWDGGAREGQLRQTRAGVEVAKQGLVELERTASVEVLQARRAVQVAEAATRIAGRGRALAEENDRLTRRSFEVGTGTSLELIQTASDLRQAELLLVVREFELEQARVAAFLTEAACDW; this is encoded by the coding sequence ATGAATGCCCTGCTGCTCGCAGCCCTGCTGTCCCACGCCTCCAGCCTCCTGCTGGCCCAGGCGGGCCCCGGCACCGACGCGGGCGTGGAGCCCCCCGCGGCCCGCGCTCCCGCCCTCTCCCCGGAGACACCCGAACCACCGCGGTTCCCAGTGTCAGACCCACTGCTGAAGCCCATTCCCCCAGCCGACATGCAGGTGGCGACCTGGGAAGAGGCGCTGCAACTGCTGCGTCAACGCTCCACCCGCCTGTACACCGCGCTCGCCCAGGTGGAGGCCGCGGCGGGCGTGCAGCGAATCGCCCTGGCCGCGTTGCTGCCCACGCTCATCGGCACCGTCTCCGTCCAGTCCAACGTGCTCAATCCCGACGCGACGCCGCTCCTGGGTGGTGGCGGTGGTGGCGGCGGAGCGGGAGGCGGAATCGGCGGGGGCATTGGCGGCGACGTCGGAGGCGCCCAGTCCCCGGGCCTCACCCGCCCGCCTTTCCTGGGACTGCTGAACGCCACCCAGCCCCTGTTCAACCTCTCGTCCATCATCGCGCTGGGCACCGCCCGCGAGGCCCGACGCACCGCCAACCTATCGCTGGCGGAGACGCGGCGCCAGCTCACCAGCGCACTGGCCCAGTCACTGGTGCTCGTCGCCGCGCAGGAGCGGATGGCCGAGGTCAACCGCGTCAACCTGCGCACCGCCCTGGAGCGGCTGGCCCTCACGGAGCGCCGCTTCGAACTGGGCGCGGGCACGCGGCTGGACGTCGTGCGCGTGCAGCAGGACACGGAGACGGCGCGCAACCTCGTCGTCCTGGGTGACGAGACCCTGCGCAAGGCCCGTGAAACGCTGGGACTGGTGCTGGGCATTCCTCGAGGCGTGGGCCTGGCCCGGGGCGTCCAGTTGGAGACCCTGCTCCAGCAATCGCGGCGTGACTGCCAGCAACTGGAGTCGCTCGACCGGCGCGCGGACATCGCGGTGGCGCGCTCGCGGCGCACGCTGGCCGAGCGGCAGGTGTCGGAAGTGAAGGCGCGTTATGCCCCGACGCTCGCGCTGACCAGCACCACCCTGGCCCTCACCGTGGAAGAGGGCTTCGTGACGGTGCCGGTGTGGAACATCGGCGCCAGCCTGGTGCTGCCCTTCTGGGATGGCGGCGCACGAGAGGGCCAACTGCGGCAGACGCGCGCGGGCGTGGAGGTGGCGAAGCAGGGGCTGGTGGAGCTGGAGCGCACCGCTTCGGTGGAGGTGCTGCAGGCACGGCGCGCCGTACAGGTGGCGGAGGCGGCCACGCGCATCGCGGGCCGGGGACGCGCCCTGGCCGAGGAGAACGACCGGCTCACCCGGCGCAGCTTCGAGGTGGGAACGGGGACCAGCCTGGAGCTCATCCAGACAGCGTCGGACCTCCGCCAAGCGGAGCTGCTGCTGGTGGTGCGCGAGTTCGAGCTGGAGCAGGCGAGGGTCGCGGCGTTTCTCACGGAGGCGGCATGCGATTGGTGA
- a CDS encoding efflux RND transporter periplasmic adaptor subunit → MRLVRTWSTGLAVLLLVGCRSQGDAGPQGGQAATNQPMPVEVERLVPAEVRESNEYLGALISRSSITVYPQVAGYVKSIPLKPGARVEQGEVLLVVDPRRESAGLRATQAQQAAAMAQRAYAQQTRKRSEQLLKEGLQSRQDYDQAVAQALQAEASARAIEAQVQAQEVQLGFYEVSAPFAGIVGDYPVNVGDFVTQQTALTTLDQSNTLELSVQIPVERAGTVRVGTTPVEVLDPEGRLVVSAPVFFVAPTPNATTQLVEIRSVFENTVGLRAGQFVRARVVYATREALRVPTAAVTRISSQSFVFVMRDSDAGTVAQRAPVSLGLVSGNDYEVTGGLDAGTPVVLSGIQMLRDGQPIQPKAPSRKPPQGVGGSGTDGGTPPEQ, encoded by the coding sequence ATGCGATTGGTGAGGACGTGGAGCACGGGACTCGCCGTTCTGCTCCTCGTGGGCTGCCGCTCGCAGGGCGACGCAGGGCCGCAAGGAGGCCAGGCGGCCACGAACCAGCCCATGCCGGTGGAGGTGGAGCGCCTGGTCCCCGCCGAGGTGCGCGAGTCCAACGAGTACCTGGGTGCGCTCATCTCCCGCAGCAGCATCACCGTCTATCCGCAGGTCGCTGGCTACGTGAAGTCGATTCCACTCAAGCCGGGAGCACGCGTCGAACAGGGTGAAGTGCTGCTCGTGGTGGATCCCCGACGAGAAAGCGCGGGCCTGCGCGCCACCCAGGCGCAGCAAGCCGCCGCCATGGCGCAGCGAGCGTACGCCCAACAGACGCGCAAGCGCAGTGAGCAGTTGCTGAAGGAGGGACTCCAGAGCCGCCAGGATTATGACCAGGCGGTGGCGCAGGCACTGCAAGCCGAGGCCAGCGCGCGCGCCATCGAAGCCCAGGTGCAGGCCCAGGAGGTCCAGCTCGGCTTCTACGAGGTGAGCGCGCCCTTCGCCGGCATCGTGGGCGACTACCCGGTGAACGTGGGCGACTTCGTGACGCAGCAGACGGCCCTCACCACGTTGGACCAGAGCAACACGTTGGAGCTGTCCGTCCAGATTCCCGTCGAGCGGGCAGGCACCGTCCGGGTGGGCACCACGCCAGTGGAGGTGTTGGACCCGGAGGGCCGGCTCGTGGTGTCCGCGCCGGTGTTCTTCGTAGCGCCCACGCCCAACGCCACCACGCAACTGGTGGAGATACGCAGCGTCTTCGAGAACACCGTGGGCCTGCGCGCGGGACAGTTCGTGCGCGCCCGGGTCGTCTATGCCACGCGGGAGGCCTTGCGCGTCCCGACCGCCGCCGTCACCCGCATCAGCAGTCAGTCCTTCGTCTTCGTGATGCGGGACTCCGACGCGGGCACCGTGGCGCAGCGGGCGCCGGTGAGCCTGGGACTCGTCTCTGGCAATGACTACGAGGTGACGGGCGGACTGGACGCGGGCACGCCCGTGGTGCTCAGCGGCATCCAGATGCTCCGCGATGGCCAGCCCATCCAACCCAAGGCCCCCTCGCGCAAGCCACCTCAGGGCGTAGGCGGCAGCGGGACCGACGGCGGCACCCCGCCGGAACAGTGA
- a CDS encoding efflux RND transporter permease subunit — MFTDFFIRRPVFASVVSIIITLVGAISIPNLPIEQYPDLSLPVVQVTATYIGASAETVESAVTTVLERQLNGVEGMRYISSTSSNTGVSTITVTFDPGRDLDIAAVDVQNRVATASAQLPAAVNALGVTITKAQTQLLMAFGLFDEENRYETGFLSNYADVFIRDALLRVTGVGDVRIFGERRFAMRLWLDPSELARRGLAATDVVNALRAQNVQIGAGQVGQQPAPPGQTYQFTVRVLGQLTSAEEFGNIVVQQGPDGSLVRLKDVGSAELGAENYGQLLRFNGREAVGLGIFQLPGSNALEVRDGVIAELERLKGNFPPGMRYQRAFDTTAAVQASIEEVLVTLGEAIFLVVLVIFIFLHGWRSVLVVATTLPVSLVGTFLFVNAFGFSINTLTLFGLTLATGLVVDDAIIVIENVERTMEQDNVGPREATHRSMKQVAGALVAIALVLSAVFVPVSFFPGTTGIIYRQFALTLAFSISLSALVALTLSPALCAILLRPHEGQKWKVFRMFDRGLDAFRDAYGRMLAKLIGPLRWPVVIAFVVCLAGTILVYRLTPTGFIPGEDQGYLIIAVQGPEGTSLDYTRNVLLQAEDVMRQQPEVADIFTVGGFSLLGTGVNYGTLFVNLHPWDERKRTEQSVAGLVERLRRPLMALGGARVLPFEPPAIRGVGSVGGFEFVLEDQQGGRTLAQLAQTTDMLVGAASQAPGLRGVFSSYTANTPLLDVQVDREKALAMGVPLDGVFSTLQVYLGSQYVNDFTFASRVYRVYVQAAVPFRNEPRDIDALYVRSAKGEMVPLESLVQVRPITSAQNIQHYNLYRSATINGQAAPGSSSGQALDTMEAVARKTLPVGYTFEWTGLSQEQKEAGRSVLVIFGLGVVFVFLVLSAQYESFALPLIILLGVPVAMLGALGLQNLRGLQNDVFCQVGLVMLVGLASKNAILIVEFAEQLRHEGRSVVDAAIHSAQTRLRPILMTSFAFLMGVVPLMLASGAGASARKSLGTTVFGGMLLSTFVNLIFIPVLYVVMEAARLRVRRQGDVNTPPPTIRPPEPHAP; from the coding sequence ATGTTCACCGACTTCTTCATCCGCCGTCCCGTCTTCGCCAGCGTGGTGTCCATCATCATCACCCTGGTGGGGGCCATCTCCATCCCCAACCTGCCCATCGAGCAGTACCCAGACCTGTCGTTGCCCGTGGTGCAGGTGACGGCGACGTACATCGGCGCCTCCGCGGAGACGGTGGAGAGCGCCGTCACCACCGTGCTGGAGCGGCAGCTCAACGGCGTGGAGGGCATGCGTTACATCTCCTCCACCAGCAGCAACACGGGCGTGAGCACCATCACCGTCACCTTCGACCCGGGACGGGACCTGGACATCGCCGCGGTGGACGTCCAGAACCGCGTGGCCACCGCGTCCGCGCAGCTTCCGGCCGCCGTCAACGCGCTGGGCGTCACCATCACCAAGGCCCAGACGCAGCTGCTCATGGCCTTCGGCTTGTTCGACGAGGAGAACCGTTACGAGACGGGCTTCCTCAGCAACTACGCGGACGTCTTCATCCGGGACGCGCTGCTGCGTGTGACGGGCGTGGGCGACGTGCGGATTTTCGGCGAGCGGCGCTTCGCCATGCGGCTGTGGCTGGACCCCTCGGAGCTGGCGCGGCGTGGGCTCGCCGCCACGGACGTGGTGAACGCCCTGCGTGCGCAGAACGTTCAAATCGGCGCGGGACAGGTGGGTCAGCAGCCAGCGCCGCCGGGACAGACGTACCAGTTCACGGTGCGCGTGCTGGGGCAGCTCACGTCCGCGGAGGAGTTCGGCAACATCGTGGTGCAGCAGGGGCCGGACGGCTCGCTGGTGCGGCTGAAGGACGTGGGCAGCGCGGAGCTGGGCGCGGAGAACTACGGGCAGCTTCTGCGCTTCAACGGCCGCGAGGCCGTGGGCCTGGGCATCTTCCAGCTCCCCGGCTCCAACGCGCTGGAGGTGCGCGACGGCGTCATCGCCGAGCTGGAGCGGCTGAAGGGCAACTTCCCGCCGGGCATGCGCTACCAGCGCGCCTTCGACACCACGGCGGCGGTGCAGGCCTCCATCGAGGAGGTGCTGGTGACGCTGGGCGAGGCCATCTTCCTGGTGGTGCTGGTCATCTTCATCTTCCTGCACGGCTGGCGCAGCGTGCTGGTGGTGGCCACCACGTTGCCCGTGTCGCTGGTAGGCACCTTCCTCTTCGTCAACGCGTTCGGCTTCTCCATCAACACGCTGACGCTCTTCGGCCTCACGCTGGCCACGGGCCTGGTGGTGGATGACGCCATCATCGTCATCGAGAACGTCGAGCGCACCATGGAGCAGGACAACGTGGGCCCTCGCGAAGCCACCCACCGGAGCATGAAGCAGGTGGCCGGCGCGCTGGTGGCCATTGCCCTGGTGCTGTCCGCGGTGTTCGTACCGGTGTCCTTCTTCCCCGGCACCACCGGCATCATCTACCGGCAGTTCGCCCTCACCCTGGCCTTCTCCATCAGCCTGTCCGCGCTGGTGGCGCTCACCCTGTCCCCCGCGCTGTGCGCCATCCTGCTGCGGCCCCACGAAGGCCAGAAGTGGAAGGTCTTCCGCATGTTCGACCGGGGGCTCGACGCGTTCCGCGACGCCTACGGCCGGATGTTGGCGAAGCTCATCGGACCGCTGCGCTGGCCGGTGGTCATCGCCTTCGTCGTGTGTCTGGCCGGCACCATCCTGGTGTACCGACTCACGCCCACGGGCTTCATCCCGGGCGAGGACCAGGGCTACCTCATCATCGCCGTGCAGGGACCGGAGGGCACGTCGCTGGACTACACGCGCAATGTGCTGCTCCAGGCGGAGGACGTGATGCGCCAGCAGCCGGAGGTCGCGGACATCTTCACCGTGGGCGGCTTCTCCCTGCTGGGCACGGGCGTCAACTACGGCACCCTCTTCGTCAACCTGCACCCGTGGGACGAGCGCAAGCGCACGGAGCAGAGCGTGGCGGGACTGGTGGAGCGCCTGCGACGCCCGCTGATGGCCCTTGGCGGCGCGCGCGTGTTGCCCTTCGAGCCCCCCGCCATCCGCGGCGTGGGCAGCGTGGGCGGCTTCGAGTTCGTGCTGGAGGACCAGCAAGGCGGCCGAACGCTCGCTCAGCTCGCGCAGACGACGGACATGTTGGTGGGCGCGGCCAGCCAGGCCCCAGGCCTGCGCGGCGTCTTCTCCTCCTACACCGCGAACACGCCGCTCCTGGACGTGCAGGTGGACCGGGAGAAGGCCCTGGCGATGGGCGTCCCGCTGGATGGCGTCTTCTCCACGCTGCAAGTCTACCTGGGCAGCCAGTACGTGAATGACTTCACCTTCGCCAGCCGCGTGTACCGCGTGTACGTGCAGGCCGCCGTGCCGTTCCGCAACGAGCCGCGCGACATCGACGCGCTCTACGTCCGCTCCGCGAAGGGTGAGATGGTGCCGCTGGAGTCGCTGGTGCAGGTGCGGCCCATCACCAGCGCGCAGAACATCCAGCACTACAACCTGTACCGCTCGGCGACCATCAACGGGCAGGCCGCGCCGGGCTCCAGCTCCGGGCAGGCCCTGGACACGATGGAGGCGGTGGCGCGCAAGACGTTGCCCGTGGGCTACACCTTCGAATGGACGGGCCTGTCCCAAGAGCAGAAGGAGGCGGGCCGCAGCGTGCTGGTCATCTTCGGGCTGGGCGTCGTCTTCGTCTTCCTGGTGCTGTCCGCGCAGTATGAGAGCTTCGCCCTGCCCCTCATCATCCTCCTGGGCGTCCCCGTGGCCATGCTGGGCGCGCTGGGGCTGCAGAACTTGCGCGGCCTCCAGAACGACGTGTTCTGCCAGGTCGGGCTCGTCATGCTGGTGGGGCTGGCCAGCAAGAACGCCATCCTCATCGTCGAGTTCGCCGAGCAGCTCCGCCACGAAGGCCGGAGCGTCGTGGACGCCGCTATTCACTCCGCCCAGACGCGCCTGCGGCCCATCCTGATGACGTCCTTCGCGTTCCTCATGGGCGTGGTGCCGCTGATGCTCGCCTCGGGGGCGGGGGCCTCCGCGCGCAAGTCCCTGGGCACCACCGTGTTCGGCGGCATGCTGCTGTCCACCTTCGTGAACCTCATCTTCATCCCCGTGCTGTACGTGGTGATGGAGGCCGCCAGGCTCCGCGTCCGCCGGCAGGGTGATGTCAACACGCCGCCGCCCACCATCCGCCCACCGGAGCCCCACGCACCCTGA